The proteins below come from a single Methanomicrobia archaeon genomic window:
- a CDS encoding proteasome assembly chaperone family protein has product MEEVVRIVEEEGVKYTNPIVIEGLPDVGLVGTIAASYIVEKLDFKEIGHIESDLFPPVMVIHNGNLKDPFRIYSAEDGSVVVVLSEVAVPPKAVYPLTTALAEWFSTITVKDQVISIKGLPVKNRMDIENPEVFGIGNNEGAVAELKAKQMDLLEEGFIAGTYAMLLRECWKKKISAISLLAQCYPVYPDPGAAASAIETVKKFVPSLAVDVSELLENAEEIKLKARDLMQQTALSASEMQKDMEQDMPIMYQ; this is encoded by the coding sequence ATGGAAGAAGTTGTGCGGATTGTGGAAGAGGAAGGTGTGAAATATACAAATCCAATTGTAATAGAGGGCCTACCCGACGTGGGTCTGGTAGGCACAATCGCAGCCTCTTACATCGTGGAGAAGCTGGATTTTAAGGAGATCGGGCATATCGAATCTGATTTGTTCCCGCCCGTTATGGTCATACACAACGGCAATTTGAAGGATCCGTTCAGGATATACAGCGCTGAGGATGGGTCTGTAGTGGTGGTGCTATCCGAAGTTGCCGTGCCGCCAAAGGCGGTTTATCCTCTGACTACTGCGCTGGCTGAGTGGTTTAGCACGATAACGGTGAAAGATCAGGTTATATCGATAAAAGGACTGCCGGTGAAGAACCGAATGGACATAGAGAACCCGGAAGTGTTCGGTATCGGAAACAACGAAGGCGCCGTTGCGGAGCTCAAGGCTAAGCAGATGGATCTCCTGGAGGAGGGGTTCATCGCGGGTACGTATGCAATGCTGCTGAGGGAATGCTGGAAAAAGAAGATAAGTGCGATTTCCTTACTCGCCCAGTGCTACCCGGTGTATCCTGATCCCGGCGCGGCGGCTTCGGCTATCGAGACCGTCAAGAAATTCGTACCGAGTCTCGCCGTGGACGTTAGTGAATTATTAGAGAACGCAGAGGAGATAAAGCTCAAAGCTCGTGACCTCATGCAGCAGACAGCGCTCTCAGCGTCTGAGATGCAGAAGGATATGGAGCAGGATATGCCCATTATGTACCAGTAA
- a CDS encoding Hsp20/alpha crystallin family protein has protein sequence MEIERRILKATWGHNGNLVPLYELEDENDAFLVTFDLPRVSKENVEINTTEYTVEVIAKMSNAVCWERWGIVQKKITFQSFRKQIRLPEPIEPEKAHASFKNGILRITLPKIRRKVQITVE, from the coding sequence ATGGAGATAGAGAGGCGGATTTTAAAGGCGACATGGGGCCATAATGGCAATTTAGTGCCGCTTTACGAATTGGAAGATGAAAATGATGCGTTCCTGGTCACGTTTGACCTGCCACGAGTGAGTAAGGAGAACGTAGAGATCAATACGACCGAGTATACGGTAGAGGTAATAGCAAAGATGAGCAATGCCGTTTGCTGGGAGCGGTGGGGGATTGTCCAGAAGAAGATAACCTTCCAGTCTTTCAGGAAACAGATTCGGTTGCCCGAACCCATAGAGCCGGAAAAGGCGCACGCGTCTTTCAAGAACGGCATTCTCAGGATTACGTTACCGAAAATACGACGGAAGGTACAGATTACTGTAGAATAA
- the nadC gene encoding carboxylating nicotinate-nucleotide diphosphorylase, producing the protein MLLKEIENFLEEDVGYEDYEEIVPYTDCKAEIVVKEDGILAGLAEVEQICDYFSVHYSSEFTDGDRVKSDDTVLIMKGPGAKILKAERLLLNILGRMSGIATLTNLFVTKAKAVNEHVRVAGTRKTTPGFRKYEKKAITLGGGDPHRFGLYEAVIIKDNHIKFMGLENAVKRAKEVISFTRKIEVEVESIAEALQAAELHVDIIMLDNMTPADVKECVGLLTERGLRENLIVEASGGINEENVEDFASAGVDVVSIGMITHSAKSLGFSLNVMD; encoded by the coding sequence ATGCTGCTGAAGGAGATAGAAAACTTTCTGGAGGAGGATGTAGGGTACGAGGACTACGAAGAGATAGTGCCGTATACCGATTGCAAGGCGGAGATAGTGGTGAAGGAAGACGGCATCCTTGCGGGTTTGGCTGAGGTGGAACAGATCTGTGACTATTTCTCCGTGCACTATTCCTCCGAATTCACGGACGGGGATAGGGTAAAGAGCGATGATACGGTTCTGATAATGAAGGGGCCCGGTGCGAAGATCTTGAAGGCAGAACGGCTTTTACTGAACATATTAGGCAGAATGAGCGGTATAGCGACGTTAACGAACCTGTTTGTAACCAAAGCGAAAGCGGTCAACGAGCACGTACGGGTAGCGGGTACGAGGAAGACCACGCCGGGCTTCCGGAAATACGAGAAGAAGGCGATAACCCTCGGCGGTGGCGACCCGCATCGATTCGGGCTGTACGAGGCGGTGATTATAAAAGATAATCACATAAAGTTCATGGGGCTGGAGAACGCGGTAAAAAGGGCGAAAGAAGTTATCAGCTTCACACGCAAGATCGAGGTCGAAGTGGAAAGCATAGCGGAAGCGCTCCAAGCGGCGGAATTACACGTTGATATCATCATGCTGGATAACATGACACCTGCGGACGTGAAAGAGTGCGTGGGATTGCTGACCGAGCGAGGGCTTCGCGAAAATCTGATCGTGGAAGCGTCAGGCGGGATAAATGAAGAGAATGTAGAAGATTTTGCATCCGCTGGTGTTGATGTCGTTTCAATCGGTATGATCACCCATTCGGCTAAGAGCCTGGGCTTCTCGCTGAACGTGATGGATTGA